The genomic stretch TTTGATGTTTTTGCTAGTTTGATGAATGATTAATTACATATATTCATTGTATATGATCTCTACTATTGCAAATCTGATGAGAAAGTGACTTATGCAGTTACCTTAATAATTATATTGTTGAATTGCTCAAGATATGAACGGATGAACCATGCCCCATATTCAttatcaaaaacaaaacaaaaagacgTTTTGATGTACTTACCTTGATAATTTTGATGTTTTTGCTAGTTTGTTGAATTTCTGATTTTGTAATTatcaaaaaacaaaacaaaaagacgTCACTATGGTCTATGTCAGAATTCAGATGCTTTAGGTGTTTAGTTTAGGTGTTTAGTCTTTAGGGGGATTAATGGGTATTGGTCTATTGGACTATTGGATAATGGGTGGGTGTTTTACAACTTGTAGGTAGGTATCCTATGCTTGAATAATTGAATTTTCGGTGGAAATGTGaaattcttttaattttttttttttttttgttaaataaaATGTTTACTAGGTATCTTTGTCAACTAGTTATAATGGGTAAAACtcttacaataaccgagtttttCAAGAGAAAAAATGGTGAAATTTCAAACAATGAAGCTAGAGGATCATTAACAAATGCACCTATTGACACTGAGGATAATGAGACTACTCCTCTTGATGAAAGTAGACCTACAAAAGTAATGAGATCATTAGAACCCTCAACTAATTCTTATCATGTGGAACGGGATCCTGGAAAACGTGAGCAAATATGTCAATATCCAGTCGGAAAACAGAATGAAATAAGACGAGCTTATATTTTGAAGGGTCCATATCAACCGGTGTATCAACCAAAAGACTATAAAAAATCCGGTTCATATTCTCATGGCCGCCGATTTCAGGCCTCATGGTACGACAAATTTCGATCATGGTTAGAATACTCTCCTGATTAATTAAAATACTCTCCTCATTAATTAAAATATTCTCATGGTCGCCGATTTCAGGCCTCATGGTACGACAAATCCGGTTGAGCTCTATTATAGTTATATCGTAATTGtagttttgtgtgttttttttttgttattgtcacATTTTTAATGTTGTTTATGATTAATTAAAATATTTCGGCCCTGGGCAAAATTTGGTCCGAGCTTCGTCCCTGGGTAAAATACATGTCAAGTCTATACGGATTTCAGGTCGTGTTCGGGTAAAAAAACTGGGTCAATCAACATCTTTTTCTGACATTTTTTAAAAACATCTTTTAAAAACCGGGTGTACCCAAGAATTTCTCATACAATGAAACCTTCAAGCTATTACAATGCGTCCATTTGATTATATATTGTTAGTttataatttaaatttttatatgttgCATAGTACGAAATAACATTTTTTGGATTCCAATTTTCAAAAAGTATAGCCTTAAGAAATATATAGTATGCaaatttttatagtttttatctatttatagtttccaaaacatattttattatatttgtatGCTAGACAATTAATTTTTGTATACAtttatatagatttaggatcatATGAGAACTACCTTCCTATGACAATCATGAGAACCTCGTGTTCAGAACCTTTGTGCCAAAGGTACAACAATATTATACTAAAGGTTCGGAACTTTTATACAAAAGGTACCTAGGATAAAACAAAGTCAAATGAGTAATGGTTCATTTGTACTAGCTTAGATCCGGCTGGGTTCTGCTCCCCTAAAATAGCTTATTGACCCAAAATCATTAAATTTAAAGATAAGCACCAATTAAAACATGAATGCGCACCCTGCAAATAAAATTCTAAATTTTTCTCATTCAACCTCGTTTTCCAAGTAAGCTATACACCAATACCTAATATGCTCACTCCAAAATGGTGGTTTCCACTTCTCACAGGAAGTGCATCACGGGATAGATGATTACAATTTCGTGTATATAAAGCTGATATACCCCGTTTAATGCTATGGGATGATGGTCTAAAATATGGCATGTGATAGGTCGATTTATTATTGCCTGAAGCACAACGTAGTAGTGCACTGTACATTCCAATATTTAATCAACTTGAACAAACAAAACTAGCCACTCAAGCAACgttgaatgaagaagaaaaagaCTAGTCAAGTTTATAATCAAAATTCAAAGGTTGTTTTTGGTATAAAGGTTCTAAATTTTTGGTATAAAAGATCTAAACCTTTAGTACAAAGGTTTTGAACATGAAATTCTCATGATTCTCATGGAAAAAAGATTCTCATAGGATCTCAACCCTAAAATATATAGTATGCGGATTTTTATATATTTTACGTGAAGCGGTTCCGCACTACTTTAGTGAAAATCACCTAACATTGAACCTAAATACCATCATACAAGTTATTTTATTAATCATTGTTGTAGTGAACAGTACACTCTGACGCAAACAAGTATTAGATTCATCGACCTCCAAGCTAGCCGGATCCAAGCCTCAACATTCTATACCGAGTTCAACCATCTTATCGGTCTGAACTTGAACACAAATCAGCTCGGTTACGCTTCTAAATAGAAGGGTGGAGCAGATAGTTTTTATCGACAACGCGTAAAGGGCgtgggaagaagaagaagtgaaggTTGAAATACCATTTTTATTATCTATTTGCAAAATTATTAGGAGGAAAGAACATGTAGAGCATTGCGTTCTTCACAATCTATTGTCCCACCAGTGCCATTGGAGTCATATAATTACAATGGACATTCACTTTCGCATGTGGCTTTGGATCGAGACTATTCTCACCCGTCCACATATTTGATCGAGACTATTCTCACCCGTCCACATATTCGGGTGTTGTAGTTCaggtcacttcgggtctcgggtcggttTTTCCAGGTCGGGTCAATCGgatcgggttgcttttgccaggtctaataaTACCAATGTGTCAAGAATATGGAACGATATAATTGAACGACTTGCCTTTCTCATTAATCATATGAAGGTATTTATAGTAATACATACGACGCCCTAGGTTATACAACCTAGGCCCAATACGACATATAATAGAACCCGACAACATACATATAATAACTCCGTTACCCCCCTTCAAGTTGGAGCGTACGGATTGTAAATGCCCAACTTGGACACTAAGGATGTAAATTGAGCAACACCTAAAGCCTTCGTGAGGGCATCCGCGAGCTGGAGCTTGGTAGATACATACGACGGTGCTATAAGGCCATCTTTAATAGCATCACGAACAAAGTGACAGGCAATATCAATGTGCTTTGTCCTTTCGTGAAAAACAGGATTACGAGCAATGTGCAACGCAGACTTACTGTCACAAGATATAGGTACGGCAGCGGAATGTGGAATACCCAAGTCCAGGAGCAAACTAGTTAGCCACTTTATTTCACAAGTAATAGCAGCCAACGAACGGTATTCAGCCTCAGCTGAGGAAAGCGATACTGTGGcctgtttctttgttttccatgaGATAATAGAGGTCCCTAAGAAAACAATCCACCCAGATAACGAACGACGAGTCATAGAGCACGTGCCCCAATCAGAGTCACACCAACCACACAGTGTCAAATTGGCATCACTCCGTAAAAGAATTCCTTGCCCAGGGGTACCCTTCAAGTACCGTACAGTCCGAAGTGCCGCGTCCCAATGAGCCGTTTGAGGCGCGTGCATGTATTGGGATAGGATATGAACAGCATATGTAAGATCAGGACGAGTAACGGAAAGATAAACTAACCGTCCCACCAAGCGACGATACGGCTCTGGGTCAGCTAGTACCGAGCTGGTCGAGTGACCCAAAGTATGATTCTGCTCAATGGGAGTGGGAGCAGGCTTGCTGCCGAGATAACCAACCTCGGAGATGACATCCAAGGCGTACTTACGttgacacaaaaatattcccTCGTTGTTACGAGCAACTTCGATGCCAAGGAAATATTTTAAGGCACCCAAGTCCTTCATGTGAAAGCACTCATGAAGGTATGTTTTGAACCGTGAGACAGCATCCACATTATTGCCCGAAACAATTAAATCATCGACATAAATCAGTACATGAAGTTGTACCTCGTCCTGGACAAAAGTGAACAACGAATAATCAGCATAACTTTGCTTGAAACCATACCCTTTCAACGCAGTTCCCAATTTTGCAAACCAACAGCGAGGTGCCTGCTTAAGGCCATACAACGACTTACGTAACCGACAAACCAAGCCTGGAGTAGGAGAGTGAAAACCAGGAGGCAATCGCATATAGACTTCCTCATCCAAGTCACCATGAAGGAACGCATTATGAACGTCCATCTGATGTAGAACCCAATTTCGAGCCGCAGCAACGGCAAGAAATGTGCGCACCGTACTCATCTTtgctacaggagcgaaggtctctGCATAATCAACACCTTCCGTCTGATGATTACCGAATACAACCAAGCGGGCTTTCAAACGTTCAATCGTTGCATCAgacttgtatttaattttatacaACCACTTGCTACCAAGAGCTTTCTTTCCTGGGGGCAACTGTTCCAGGGTCCAGGTCCCGTTATCAATTAACGCACGCATTTCCAATTCCATAGCTTTCCTCCACCCGTCATCTTTGACGGCCTCTTTGAACGACCGTGGCTCAATGTGACTTGCCACAGCTGTCATGTAAGTACGATGGGCAACAGAAAATTTAACACTATTTACATAATGAAGAAGAGGATACGGCATACCTGAGAGAGGCGGTGACACAGTGACGCGATTGGAGGAGGATGGACTACTACCATGCAAAGTCTTTTCGACAACAAAATCGCGAAGATTAGAATTCGGAATTTTTACGCGATGACCACGACCAAGAGCTGGCTCAGTCACGGCTTGATCAGTGCTCACGGCCTGGTCAGTGCCAACACCGAGACCCGGAGTGTTGCTGGCAGCCTCCTCGGCTGGACCCGTGGTGACCGTGGGCTGCTCATCACCAGGAGCATCAGTCACAGGCTCACGAGAGTCATCATCAGCCCAATCAATAATAAACCCGTCATCATCGTGGGAAGTGGGCTGATCGTGCACTGCTGAGCTGAGCCCATCACGGTACGGAAAACAATCTTCATAAAACGTGACATCTCGGGACACAAAAAAATCACGAGTATCCAGATCATACAAGTACCATCCCTTCTTACCATACGGGTAACCCAGAAATACACATTTACGACTCCGACTAGAAAATTTGTCGGACTTTGCCTTCTGATTATGGGCGAAGCACAGCGAGCCAAACACTTTAAGACGGTCAAACGGAGGAGGTGAATTAAATAATACCTCATACGGAGTTATACCACCAAGTAAAACAGACGGAGTACGATTAATAAGATGGGCAGAAGCAAGGGCACACTCACCCCAAAACTCGATGGGCAGTCCAGCATGGAATCGTAATGCGCGCGCCACATTTAATATATGTTGGTGTTTGCGCTCAACCCGCCCATTCTGCTAAGGTGTACCAACACAAGACGAATGAAACAATATTCCTTGCTCCTTAAAGTACGACTGAAGGCAGTTAAATTCAGTGCCATTGTCACTCCGGACAACTTTAATTACACTGGAGAACTGACGAGAAATCATAGCCACAAATTGCATAAATTTTGCATATACTTCCGTTTTATTATGTAACAAATAAATCCAAACAGCACGTGAGAAATCGTCAACGATTGTAAGAAAATAACGCGCCCCACACGAGGATGGAGGATCATACGGTCCCCATAAGTCACAATGAACAAGTTCAAACAAACAGCTGCTTTTATTATTACTTATGGGAAAACTATTACGCACATGTTTTGCACGATGACAAACTTCACACGGTTTTGTCAAAGTGTCTTTGCTAGTACGAACAAACGAAAGTAAATGAACTACTTTAGAGGACGGATGTCCCAATCGATAATGCCATAAATCCACAAGCGAGCCAACAGAAACATTTCTTGTAACAATCTCCGGTTCTTGACGCAGGTAGTATAGTCCATCCAATCGGTCACCCTTGCCAATCGCCGCTCTCGTATGACGGTCCTGTATAATACAATTTTGTGCATTAGTAATAAGCTCACAAGCAAGGCTGTCACTTAATTGTGACACGGAGATCAAATTACATCGTAAATTAGGGACATAAAGAACGGAATCAAGAACAATAAGCGGAGTAAGGACAACACGTCCCACTTGAGAGGCGTTTATTTGTGTGCCATCCGGGAGTCCCACAACGCGACTGTCAACCTGACGAGGGTTGAGAAGACAAGAATAATTACCCGTAACGTGGTGCGAGCACCCCGTATCAATAATCCACTTACCAGCGAAAGTATGGCTCGGCGTACCATACACGATCACGTCCTCTTTCGCTTTTCCATCAACGGCAGCAGCATGAACCATGCTAGGTGACTCCTGCTTGTGCTCGGCCTGAGCACCATCCCCACGACCAGCACCACGGCCGCACGGTGCGCCCTCCACCACGGCCAGAGCCTCCACGATTGCTGCCACCCCCTTTTCCCGAAGCTCCTCTATACGGCTTTTTAATACCCTTCAGGTCATACCACCAATCAGGAAGTTCTTCCATTAAATCAAAACACATGCTACGATCATGACCCTTACGATTACAATTATCGCAAAGGAGTTGTTGACGCTCAGTTCGAGTAAGTTCGGAGGAGGGACGAGGCAGTAGAGGACGAGGCTCAACATTACGAACGGCAAAATTGGAGACAGCCGTGGTGTTTTCAACAGACCGGTCATTAACCCGCACCCGCTCTTCTTGAGAAATAAGATGGAAGGCTCGTTGATGAGTAGGCAGGGGAGTTTGAGATAACAGAACAGACCTCAAATACCCATATCGTGAGGTAAGGAGGCCGAGGAGGAATTGGTGTAGACGATCAGAATCACGCCGTTCAGCATATTGTTTACCGATGTTACAATCGCACTTACGACACGTGCAGGTGATTATGGGTTCAAATGTATCCAATTCATCCCACAATTGACAAAGTTTACCATAATACGTAGCAACCGGCATCGACTCAGTTTGTCTACATTCATGAAGACCGGACTTAATTTGCTGGATACGGGGACCATCAACAATACTAAATCGATCGTTAATGTCATCCCATAACAATTTGGGATTCTCGTAATTAGGTAGGAGAGATTTTACCTCGGGTTCAATAGTATTCATGAGCCATGACACAAGCAGCGCCTGAACAGTGTCCCAATCCTCCGGAGTACAGGGAGGTTTAGGTTCGTTTATGGTGCCGTTAAGAAAGCCAAACTTGCGCCGTGCTTTGAGTGCAGTACGAACGGAGTACGACCAATCATCAAAGTTATTTAGATTCAGACGGACATCGGTGATACGGTCTCCAGGTTTGTCGTTCTGACCGACAAAGTAAGGAGAAGAGGGTTCAATTTTTGTGGGTACGGACGAATCAAGAGCATCGCCAGACATGGCGGCTACGATTTTAGGGTTTAtgattttaattttgttttgtaaCCTGATACCATGTCAAGAATATGGAACGATATAATTGAACGACTTGCCTTTCTCATTAATCATATGAAGGTATTTATAGTAATACATACGACGCCCTAGGTTATACAACCTAGGCCCAATACGACATATAATAGAACCCGACAACATACATATAATAACTCCGTTACAATGTCCAATGCAATATACTCTTCGGTGGCTTTGAAGACTGTTCTCATGACAGACGGAGAGTCATATAATTACAATGGACGTTCACTTTCGCATGTGGCTTTGGATCGAGAGTCGAGACTATTCTCACCCGTTCACATTTGATCGTGCTGACGTCGACAATGAAGCTTTCAAAGATTACGCAGTGTACTACGAATAGTGAGATATTTTAGCGACGACTTGGGTTGGTCACGCCAAGTAAAGTCAAGATTGATCTCTAATTTTAGTAAAGATAAATAATTGATTGTAATAGATGAAAGTATATAGATTTAGACATTTTATTTGTGCTCTAGCGATAAATTCAAATATAATTATCAATACTTGGTGTCGACCATGAAAACATCAACTACATTGTATACTTCAATAACCCCACCCTTTGTTTTGACTAATCAAACCCACCTTCAGTTCCTATGTGCATTACTTATACTGTTCTACACCTTGTCGTAAACATATAAATTTGTCTGGTCTTTCGTTTTGGCAATAAGTTTGTATTTGTCGGGAACCATCAATACGTTGTATCAACTCACAAGTTGTTCCTAAACAGTTCACTCGGTTT from Silene latifolia isolate original U9 population chromosome 5, ASM4854445v1, whole genome shotgun sequence encodes the following:
- the LOC141654698 gene encoding uncharacterized protein LOC141654698 encodes the protein MGKTLTITEFFKRKNGEISNNEARGSLTNAPIDTEDNETTPLDESRPTKVMRSLEPSTNSYHVERDPGKREQICQYPVGKQNEIRRAYILKGPYQPVYQPKDYKKSGSYSHGRRFQASWYDKFRSWLEYSPD
- the LOC141654699 gene encoding uncharacterized protein LOC141654699, yielding MSGDALDSSVPTKIEPSSPYFVGQNDKPGDRITDVRLNLNNFDDWSYSVRTALKARRKFGFLNGTINEPKPPCTPEDWDTVQALLVSWLMNTIEPEVKSLLPNYENPKLLWDDINDRFSIVDGPRIQQIKSGLHECRQTESMPVATYYGKLCQLWDELDTFEPIITCTCRKCDCNIGKQYAERRDSDRLHQFLLGLLTSRYGYLRSVLLSQTPLPTHQRAFHLISQEERVRVNDRSVENTTAVSNFAVRNVEPRPLLPRPSSELTRTERQQLLCDNCNRKGHDRSMCFDLMEELPDWWYDLKGIKKPYRGASGKGGGSNRGGSGRGGGRTVRPWCWSWGWCSGRAQAGVT